A stretch of Brassica rapa cultivar Chiifu-401-42 chromosome A08, CAAS_Brap_v3.01, whole genome shotgun sequence DNA encodes these proteins:
- the LOC103836270 gene encoding small nuclear ribonucleoprotein SmD3b, translating into MIECEDNWNCQLEDITFTAKDGKVSQLEHVFIRGSKVRFMVIPDILKHAPMFKRLDARIKGKSGSLGVGRGRAAMRGKAPATGRGTGGRGAVPPVRR; encoded by the exons ATGATCGAGTGTGAGGATAACTGGAACTGTCAGCTCGAAGACATCACCTTTACCGCTAAG GATGGTAAGGTATCACAGCTTGAGCATGTCTTCATTCGAGGCAGCAAAGTCAG GTTCATGGTCATACCTGACATTCTCAAGCATGCTCCAATGTTCAAGCGCTTAGATGCTAGAATCAAG GGAAAGAGCGGATCACTGGGTGTTGGCAGAGGTAGAGCTGCAATGCGAGGAAAA GCCCCGGCTACTGGGCGTGGAACTGGAGGAAGGGGAGCTGTACCACCTGTGAGAAGATGA
- the LOC103835789 gene encoding cyclin-B2-3, with amino-acid sequence MGRSDENSVGLIGSTNLQGGGGKIMPAAKTGPTRRALSAINKNINEPPSYPYAVNNKRSLSERNAICNKPPPHRPVTRKFAAQLAGDKSQIKEEETKKPDSVPSEEAEDFNEPMFVQHTQAMMEEIEMEDADEDKEEEEGVINIDACDEMNPLAVVEYINDIYDFFKKSEELSCVPPNYMDNQQDLNERMRGILIDWLIEVHYKFELMEETLYLTVSVIDRFLAVHQIVRKKLQLVGVTALLLACKYEEVSVPVVDDLILISDKAYTRREVLDMEKLMANTLQFNFSLPTAYVFMRRFLKAAQSDKKLEVLSFFIIELCLVEYEMLEYTPSKLAASAIYTARCTLNGFEEWSKTCEFHTGYKEEELLECARKMVGFHQKAGTGKLTGVHRKYNTSKFSYAARTEPAGFLL; translated from the exons ATGGGTAGATCAGATGAGAACAGCGTTGGGCTAATTGGATCAACGAATCTACAAG GCGGAGGTGGAAAGATCATGCCGGCGGCGAAGACTGGTCCGACCAGAAGAGCACTTAGTGCAATTAACAAGAACATCAACGAGCCTCCGTCTTACCCTTATGCTGTTAACAACAAGAGATCACTTTCTGA AAGGAATGCAATCTGTAACAAACCACCTCCGCACCGACCAGTTACTAG GAAGTTTGCTGCTCAATTAGCTGGTGATAAGTCACAAATCAAGGAAGAG GAAACTAAGAAACCAGACTCCGTTCCAAGTGAAGAAGCAGAGGACTTTAATGAGCCAATGTTTGTACAACACACCCAAGCAATGATGGAGGAGATTGAAATGGAAGATGCAGatgaagataaagaagaagaagagggagTGATCAATATAGACGCTTGTGATGAGATGAATCCTTTAGCCGTAGTTGAATATATCAATGATATATACGACTTTTTCAAGAAATCTGAG GAGCTTAGTTGCGTGCCTCCTAACTACATGGACAATCAGCAAGATCTTAATGAGAGGATGAGAGGGATCCTCATTGACTGGTTGATTGAG GTGCACTACAAGTTTGAACTGATGGAGGAAACACTTTATCTCACAGTCAGTGTCATCGATAGATTCCTTGCGGTTCATCAAATCGTGAGGAAAAAGCTTCAGCTTGTTGGCGTCACCGCTTTGTTGCTAGCTTGCAAGTACGAGGAAGTCTCGGTTCCAGTAGTAGATGATCTCATTTTGATCTCTGATAAGGCTTACACTAGAAGAGAAGTACTGGATATG GAGAAGCTAATGGCCAACACCTTGCAATTCAATTTCTCTTTGCCTACTGCGTATGTCTTCATGAGACGGTTCCTCAAAGCTGCTCAATCAGACAAAAAG CTTGAGGTTTTATCGTTTTTCATCATTGAGCTCTGTCTCGTGGAGTACGAGATGCTGGAGTATACTCCGTCTAAGCTAGCAGCCTCTGCGATCTACACTGCTCGGTGTACACTTAATGGATTTGAGGAATGGAGCAAGACCTGCGAATTTCACACAGGCTACAAGGAAGAAGAGCTACT GGAATGCGCAAGGAAGATGGTTGGTTTCCATCAAAAGGCAGGAACAGGGAAGCTAACAGGAGTTCACAGGAAGTACAACACATCAAAGTTCTCTTATGCTGCAAGAACTGAACCAGCTGGGTTTCTACTTTAG
- the LOC103835790 gene encoding uncharacterized protein LOC103835790 — protein MAQMDLEGLRELQDCANYLLDHCPEARESLCQEGKEKWIEQVSEASVTMLDVCNVSKDVMALVRHSLKELQLTLRCNESNMHVKIAAYNRHRNKLKKETLKCLNTLKSIKGGGRGTLVMQRIEQNLLFVAEVLKEVRRAIVTMVESLFSLVCIPWLERKQSKRSMSSVFTKRFCCLDDVWDEVAVQSASTRLEAAQIAVEELEIELGCIFRRLIQTRVSLLNIITAKMSPV, from the coding sequence ATGGCGCAAATGGACTTGGAAGGTTTGAGAGAGTTACAAGACTGCGCAAACTACCTCCTCGATCACTGTCCAGAAGCAAGAGAGTCTCTGTGTCAAGAAGGCAAAGAGAAATGGATCGAGCAAGTCTCTGAAGCTTCAGTAACAATGTTAGACGTCTGTAACGTGTCCAAAGATGTCATGGCGCTCGTGAGACATAGCCTGAAAGAGCTTCAACTGACTCTACGCTGCAACGAATCAAACATGCACGTGAAGATCGCAGCGTATAACAGGCACAGGAACAAGCTCAAGAAGGAGACACTAAAGTGCTTGAACACTCTAAAGAGTATcaaaggaggaggaagagggaCGTTGGTGATGCAGAGGATAGAACAGAACCTTCTGTTCGTTGCGGAGGTTTTGAAAGAAGTGAGAAGAGCTATTGTGACTATGGTTGAGTCTCTGTTCTCGCTCGTGTGTATTCCTTGGCTCGAGAGAAAACAGAGCAAAAGGTCAATGTCTTCCGTATTTACAAAGCGGTTTTGCTGTTTGGATGATGTGTGGGACGAAGTAGCGGTGCAGAGCGCGAGTACAAGGTTGGAGGCTGCACAGATCGCTGTTGAGGAGCTTGAGATTGAGTTGGGGTGTATTTTCCGGCGGCTGATACAGACCAGAGTTTCACTTCTTAATATTATTACAGCTAAGATGTCTCCTGTTTGA
- the LOC103835788 gene encoding catalase-3 — protein MDPYKYRPSSAYNAPFYTTNGGAPVSNNISSLTIGERGPVLLEDYHLIEKVANFTRERIPERVVHARGISAKGFFEVTHDISNLTCADFLRAPGVQTPVIVRFSTVVHERASPETMRDIRGFAVKFYTREGNFDLVGNNTPVFFIRDGIQFPDVVHALKPNPKTNIQEYWRILDYMSHLPESLLTWCWMFDDVGIPQDYRHMEGFGVHTYTLVSKSGKVLFVKFHWKPTCGIKNLTDEEAKVVGGANHSHATKDLHDAIASGNYPEWKLFIQTMDPADEDKFDFDPLDVTKIWPEDILPLQPVGRLVLNRTIDNFFNETEQLAFNPGLVVPGIYYSDDKLLQCRIFAYGDTQRHRLGPNYLQLPVNAPKCAHHNNHHEGFMNFMHRDEEINYYPSKFDPVRCAEKVPIPTKSYTGIRTKCIIKKENNFKQPGDRYRSWAPDRQDRFVKRWVEILSEPRLTHEIRSIWISYWSQADRSLGQKLASRLNVRPSI, from the exons ATGGATCCTTACAAG TATCGTCCTTCGAGCGCATACAACGCTCCGTTCTACACGACAAACGGTGGTGCTCCAGTCTCGAACAACATCTCTTCCCTCACCATCGGAGAAAGAG GTCCTGTTCTTCTTGAGGACTACCATCTGATCGAGAAGGTTGCCAACTTCACCAGAGAGAGGATCCCTGAGAGAGTGGTTCATGCTAGAGGAATCAGTGCTAAGGGTTTCTTCGAGGTCACGCATGACATTTCAAACCTCACTTGTGCTGACTTCCTCAGAGCTCCAGGTGTTCAAACTCCGGTCATCGTCCGTTTCTCCACCGTCGTTCACGAGCGTGCCAGCCCTGAAACCATGAGGGATATTCGTGGCTTCGCCGTCAAGTTTTACACCAGAGAG GGGAACTTTGATCTTGTTGGTAACAACACTCCTGTCTTCTTCATCCGTGATGGGATTCAGTTCCCGGATGTTGTCCATGCACTGAAGCCGAACCCGAAGACAAACATCCAGGAGTACTGGAGGATACTGGACTACATGTCCCACTTACCAGAGAGTTTACTCACATGGTGCTGGATGTTTGATGACGTTGGCATCCCACAAGACTACAGACACATGGAAGGGTTCGGTGTCCACACCTACACTCTAGTTTCCAAATCTGGAAAAGTTCTCTTCGTGAAGTTCCACTGGAAACCAACTTGTGGGATCAAGAATCTCACTGATGAAGAGGCTAAGGTAGTTGGAGGAGCCAACCACAGCCACGCAACTAAAGATCTCCATGATGCTATTGCATCTGGTAACTACCCCGAGTGGAAGCTTTTCATCCAGACGATGGATCCTGCTGATGAGGATAAGTTTGATTTTGACCCGCTTGATGTGACCAAGATATGGCCTGAGGATATCTTGCCGTTGCAACCAGTTGGTCGCTTGGTTCTGAACAGAACCATTGACAACTTCTTTAATGAAACTGAGCAGCTTGCTTTCAACCCTGGTCTTGTGGTGCCTGGGATCTACTACTCAGATGATAAGTTGCTTCAGTGTAGGATCTTTGCGTATGGTGACACGCAGAGACATCGTCTTGGGCCTAATTATCTGCAGCTACCGGTGAATGCTCCAAAATGTGCTCACCACAACAATCACCATGAAGGTTTTATGAACTTCATGCATAGAGATGAGGAG ATCAATTACTACCCATCAAAGTTTGATCCTGTCCGCTGCGCCGAGAAAGTTCCTATCCCTACCAAATCCTACACTGGAATAAGAACAAAG TGTATCATCAAGAAGGAGAACAACTTCAAGCAGCCTGGAGATAGATACAGATCCTGGGCACCAGACag GCAAGACCGGTTTGTTAAGAGATGGGTTGAGATTCTGTCGGAACCACGTCTAACTCATGAGATCCGCAGCATCTGGATCTCTTACTGGTCTCAG GCTGATCGATCTTTGGGACAGAAACTGGCAAGCCGTCTCAATGTAAGGCCAAGCATCTAG
- the LOC103835786 gene encoding probable serine/threonine-protein kinase PBL21: MTCFSCLNPRTKDIRVDIDTARPTTDSSVHGSDTTGTGSISGILVNGKVNSPTKPGGGARSFTFKELAEATRNFREVNLLGEGGFGRVYKGRLDSGQVVAIKQLNPDGLQGNREFIVEVLMLSLFHHPNLVTLIGYCTSGDQRLLVYEYMPMGSLEDHLFDLDSNQEPLTWNTRMKIAVGAARGIEYLHCTANPPVIYRDLKSANILLDKEFNPKLSDFGLAKLGPVGDRTHVSTRVMGTYGYCAPEYAMSGKLTVKSDIYCFGVVLLELVTGRKAIDLSQKQGEQNLVAWSRPYLKDQKKFGHLVDPSLRGKYPRRCLNYAIAIIAMCLNEEAHYRPFIGDIVVALEYLAAQSQSHEARNVSCTSPDVRRTPRRDS; encoded by the exons ATGACTTGCTTCTCTTGTTTGAATCCTCGAACCAAGGACATAAGAGTCGACATTGATACCGCTCGCCCAACCACCGATTCATCAG TTCATGGAAGTGATACAACAGGAACAGGGTCCATTTCGGGTATTTTAG TTAACGGAAAGGTGAATAGTCCGACGAAGCCTGGTGGTGGAGCTAGGAGTTTCACTTTTAAAGAGCTAGCCGAAGCAACAAGAAACTTCCGTGAAGTTAATTTGCTCGGAGAAGGAGGCTTTGGGAGAGTTTACAAGGGTCGTTTAGATTCAGGACAA GTGGTGGCTATAAAGCAACTGAATCCAGATGGGCTTCAAGGGAACCGAGAGTTCATAGTTGAAGTCCTTATGCTTAGCTTATTCCACCACCCCAATCTCGTTACACTCATCGGTTACTGTACTTCTGGTGATCAGAGACTTCTTGTCTATGAATACATGCCAATGGGCAGCTTAGAAGATCACCTCTTTG atCTTGATTCAAATCAAGAACCATTAACTTGGAACACACGCATGAAAATCGCTGTAGGTGCTGCTCGGGGAATAGAGTATCTTCACTGCACAGCAAACCCGCCAGTGATTTACCGCGATTTGAAATCCGCAAACATATTGCTGGACAAAGAGTTCAACCCCAAGCTCTCTGATTTCGGACTAGCGAAACTCGGTCCGGTAGGAGATAGAACTCATGTATCGACCAGAGTCATGGGAACTTACGGTTACTGTGCTCCTGAATACGCAATGAGCGGGAAACTAACCGTTAAATCGGATATTTACTGCTTCGGTGTAGTCTTGCTTGAGCTGGTTACGGGAAGGAAAGCCATTGACTTGAGTCAAAAGCAAGGCGAGCAGAATCTTGTTGCTTGG TCACGTCCATACCTTAAGGATCAGAAGAAGTTTGGACACTTGGTGGATCCGTCTCTACGAGGAAAATACCCAAGAAGATGTTTAAACTATGCGATTGCGATAATCGCAATGTGTTTGAACGAGGAAGCTCATTATCGACCGTTTATAGGTGACATTGTGGTGGCACTTGAGTACTTAGCCGCACAGAGTCAGTCTCATGAAGCTCGTAACGTCTCATGCACGTCACCTGATGTCAGAAGAACGCCGCGACGGGACTCTTAG
- the LOC103835787 gene encoding protein NLP4 — MEDSLVQTENAIMDTEFMDGLLLDGCWLETTDGSEFLNLTSSDQSSFMWPPTQDTSSICTSEVVSQTYGQDCASLDEFPWNKRWWIGPGGGGSSITERLVQAVEHIRDYTTERGSLIQLWVPVNRGGKRVLTTREQPYSHDPTCQRLASYREVSVNYHFSAEKDDSKALAGLPGRVFLGKLPEWTPDVRFLRSEEYPRVHHAQDCDVRGTLAIPVFEQGSKVCLGVIEVVMTTEMVKLAPELESICRALQAVDLRSTEVQIPLSLKGCNLSYKAALPEIRNLLRCACETHKLPLAQTWVSCLHQSKSGCRHNDENYIHCVSTIDDACYLGDPTVREFHEACSEHHLLKGQGVAGQAFLTNGPCFSPDVSNYKKSDYPLSHHANMFGLHGSVAIRLRCIHTGSVDFVLEFFLPKDCGDVEEQRKMLNALSTIMAHVPRSLRIVTDKELEDESEVIVTPKIEITSEHTKDWLHQSNNPENLGLIFDVGGKASDEFGLKRGFGYTRDSNINESSTFSSKMAETKRTKADKTITLDVLRQHFAGSLKDAAKNIGVCPTTLKRICRQHGIQRWPSRKIKKVGHSLQKIQRVIDSVEGVSGLLPIGSFYANFPNLASSQEPSLQGKTSLPPQPLQLSKPPVSPYSHSSSSSQCCSSETQLNSDTTTTTDVGGGVLTLSSLENIPQSTNLSLSSLDNDFLRIKVSYGEEKIRFRMGNSRRLSDLLWEIGKRFSIEDMSRCDLKYLDEDNEWVLLTCDEDVEECVSVCRTTRSHTIKLLLHVSSHCYNSWQ, encoded by the exons ATGGAAGATAGTCTTGTCCAAACTGAGAACGCTATTATGGACACTGAGTTCATGGATGGATTGCTACTGGATGGTTGCTGGTTAGAGACAACAGATGGATCTGAGTTTCTTAACTTAACTTCTTCTGATCAATCTTCCTTCATGTGGCCTCCAACTCAAGATACATCATCTATCTGCACATCAGAAGTAGTATCTCAGACGTACGGCCAGGATTGCGCAAGTCTTGATGAGTTTCCGTGGAACAAACGGTGGTGGATTGGACCAGGTGGTGGTGGCTCTTCTATTACAGAGAGACTGGTCCAAGCAGTTGAACACATTAGAGATTACACGACAGAGAGAGGCTCACTAATACAGTTATGGGTTCCGGTTAACAGAGGTGGTAAGCGAGTTTTGACCACAAGAGAACAACCTTATAGCCACGATCCTACATGTCAGAGACTAGCAAGCTATAGAGAGGTCTCTGTGAACTATCACTTCTCCGCTGAAAAAGATGATTCCAAGGCCTTAGCTGGTTTGCCTGGAAGGGTTTTCTTGGGGAAGCTTCCTGAATGGACTCCTGATGTTAGGTTTCTCAGGAGCGAGGAGTATCCGAGAGTCCATCACGCTCAGGACTGTGATGTCCGTGGAACGCTGGCCATTCCGGTGTTTGAGCAAGGGAGTAAGGTTTGTTTGGGTGTTATTGAGGTTGTAATGACTACAGAGATGGTTAAACTAGCACCTGAGCTTGAAAGCATCTGCAGAGCACTTCAG GCAGTTGATCTTAGGAGCACTGAAGTTCAGATTCCACTTTCTCTAAAG GGATGTAACTTGTCCTACAAAGCTGCATTACCAGAAATCAGAAACCTCTTGAGATGTGCTTGTGAGACACATAAACTCCCTCTAGCTCAGACATGGGTCTCTTGTCTCCATCAAAGCAAAAGCGGGTGCCGTCACAACGATGAGAACTACATCCACTGCGTGTCAACCATTGATGATGCATGCTATCTTGGTGATCCAACTGTCCGGGAGTTCCATGAAGCCTGCTCTGAGCATCACCTTTTGAAAGGACAAGGAGTTGCAGGACAAGCCTTCTTGACCAATGGACCTTGCTTCTCACCTGATGTCTCTAACTACAAGAAGTCTGACTACCCTCTCTCTCACCATGCTAATATGTTTGGTCTGCATGGCTCGGTTGCAATACGCCTACGCTGCATTCACACTGGCTCTGTTGATTTCGTCTTGGAGTTCTTTTTGCCTAAAGACTGTGGTGATGTAGAGGAGCAGAGGAAAATGTTGAACGCTCTTTCGACTATTATGGCTCATGTGCCTAGAAGCTTAAGGATCGTTACAGATAAGGAGCTAGAAGATGAGAGTGAAGTGATAGTGACGCCAAAGATAGAGATCACATCTGAACATACCAAAGATTGGTTACACCAAAGTAATAATCCAGAGAATCTTGGATTAATATTTGACGTGGGAGGCAAGGCAAGTGATGAGTTTGGTTTGAAAAGAGGTTTTGGTTACACCAGAGACTCTAATATCAATGAGAGCAGCACTTTCTCTAGTAAGATGGCTGAGACAAAGCGTACAAAAGCTGACAAGACGATCACATTGGATGTTCTTCGACAGCACTTCGCAGGGAGTCTGAAAGATGCAGCCAAGAACATCGGTG TTTGTCCAACGACGTTGAAGAGAATATGCAGGCAACATGGTATACAGAGATGGCCTTCAAGAAAGATCAAGAAAGTGGGACATTCTCTTCAGAAGATCCAACGAGTGATTGATTCTGTTGAAGGTGTTTCAGGTCTTCTTCCCATTGGCTCCTTCTACGCAAACTTCCCTAACTTAGCCTCGTCACAGGAACCATCCCTACAAGGCAAAACCTCTCTTCCTCCACAGCCATTGCAGCTTTCAAAGCCACCTGTTTCCCCATACAGTCACAGTTCAAGCTCCAGCCAATGTTGCTCCAGCGAAACCCAACTAAACAGcgacacaacaacaacaactgaTGTAGGAGGAGGTGTATTGACTCTTTCTAGTTTAGAAAACATCCCTCAAAGTACCAACTTGTCATTGTCATCTCTAGATAATGACTTTCTGAGGATTAAAGTTAGCTATGGAGAAGAGAAGATCAGGTTTCGGATGGGGAACTCGCGCAGGTTAAGTGATCTACTGTGGGAGATAGGGAAGCGGTTTAGCATAGAGGATATGAGCAGGTGTGATCTAAAGTACTTAGATGAAGACAATGAATGGGTTTTGTTGACTTGTGATGAAGATGTAGAAGAGTGTGTAAGTGTCTGCAGAACCACACGGAGTCATACCATTAAGCTTCTGCTTCATGTTTCTTCTCATTGTTACAATTCATGGCaatga